The genomic stretch CTCTTCCGCGGGTTCTTCAGGTGGGGCCCGATCTTTTCCCGATCTAACCTCGTCGGCGATCTCCTCAGGCGAGAGCCCTCGCCCGGAGAGCTCCGTGAGTTCCCGGACGATCGCCACAGCCTTCTGCGGGAAGAGCCGGGCCCGCCCGATCGTCCGGTAGGTAAAAAGGCTGTCGTAGGCCCGGATGAGCGCCCGGACATCCTGCTCCGAAAGCCCGGTGAGGTGCGCGATATCACCGATCTTCAGTTCCTTCTCGTGCATGCTGCCATCCTCGCGCCCGCCTGCATCCCGGGGCGGGAGCCCTACGTAATTCTTTGTCGTCATCAGGTATAGGTACATGCCGGATCACGTTTTTTCCCGCCGGCGCCCCATTACTGGTATCATGAACCGGGGAGAGAGGGAGAGCAGCGCGGGCAAAACGACCATTGTTCTGAAGGCGGTGCGATCCGCCCGCCTCCAGGTGCGGCCGGACGGAACTCTGCGCGTGGTCGCCCCCCCGTCGTTCGACGTCGAGGGGTTCCTGCAGCGCAACGCGGCCTGGATAGAGAAGCGGCGGCGGGAACTCGACCGGCTGGCCGCCGAAGGACGCGGGCGAGAGGAGATGCTCCTCCTGCACGGGCGGTTCTGCCGCGTGGTTCCGGGCGCGCGGTTCGCGGTCGACGAGGCCGCGGGAACCGCCGCCTTCCCGTCCGTCCCCGCTCTCCGGCGAGGACTCTCCCGGATGCTGAAGAAGGAGGTGCTCGACCGGCTGGTGGCCTGCCCGGATCTCGCCGGCCGGTGGCAGGGGCGGATCGCGGTGAAGATGCAGAAGACGCGGTGGGGGAGCTGCTCGGCGCTCGGCAACGTAAACGTCAACCTGCGCGTCGTAGCCCTCCCGGAGACGCTACGCGAATACGTCGTCGTCCACGAGGCCGCCCACCTCCGCGAACAGAACCATTCGGAACGGTTCTGGCGTCTCGTCGGCGAGCATTACCCCGATTACCGGGCGGCGGAAGCCGAACTCCGCCGCTACTGGATCATCCTCGAGCGGAACCGAGTATGGAAGGCGCTCGGAGAGACGGGGTGAGGGGTATCAGCACTTTGCTACAGTTCTGAGGATCCTCCGAAGGCCAAACCATCGACCTGCCCATCGGCCAGTCGCACATCGCACCTGCGGTGCTCATGCTCCGGTTCTTACGAACCGTCGCACCCTTCGGGAAAGTCGTCCTTCGCGTGAGGCAGTATCATTATCTGCACCTGTTGACTCACGCGAAGCCGCGAAGGACGCGAAGATCGGTGTAATTACCTGTAATTCCCTTCGCGGCTTCGCGTTCTTCGCGTGAGACTGTATTATTAATCCCCAGCAAGTAACTCACGCGAAGTGCGAGCGAAGCGAGCTTGAGCACCGTAGGCGCGAGCCGCGACTGTCCGCAGGACAAGAGCGTGAGAAGCCGTAGGCTTCGAGACGCGAAGAGCGCGAAGGCCAGTATCAGGGTTACCACCAGCTCTTCATTACGGCATTGCGTGAGACTGCATCGTTTGATGTCAGGTATCAAAATTAGCGAAGTATTGGGATATCAGGAGTACCTCCGCCAGAACGTGGAGAGTCTCCTCGACTCGCCCCACCGTTCGTCGAGCTGGTCGATGATCCCGTTGATCCGCTGCACCTGCTGGCGGATCTTCTCCCTCGTCTCGGCATCGTCGAGCAGTTCGGCACGCCCCATGATCGCCTGGAGCGGATTCCTTATATGGTCGGCCAGCAGGGCGAACTGTTCCATGTTCCGCTCGATCTGAGCGTAGGCTTTTGATTTCAGGTCTTCGACCTCTCTCTGGGCGGTGACGTCTCTCGCGACGGTGACGACCCTCGCGACCTCGCCGTGCTCGAAGATCGGGATCCGTATCTCCCGCAGAACCATGGCCCGGTCGCCCGAACTGAGCGACCGCTCCGACGTCAGCGGCCGACCGGTCCGGATGACCCGGTCGTAGAGCTGCCGCGTCGCGGGGGGGAAGAACGGCACGACGGTGAAGAGATCCTTCCCGACGACGTCTGTTTCAAGTCCGAGGTCTTCGCACCAGGTGATGAAAGCGTCGTTTGCGAGAAGAACGGTGAGCTGGGTATCGACGACGGTAACGGTGTCGGTGATGGCGTCGAGGACGATCTGGTAGAGGCCCTCCGACTCCCGGAAGATGTACTCGGACTGCTTCCGATCGAGCGCTCCCGCGATGATGTGGACGGCCGCAGAAAGAAGCGCCACATCCTCGTCCGAAAAACAGGCGCCGTCGGCATCCAGATCGTACCCGACGAAGCCGACGACCGCTCCGTTCAGCCGGAGAGGGATCATCAGGGCCGCCGTAGCGCCGTGCCGCTCCAGGAGCTCGCGCTCTACCCTATCCGGCCGCCCGTCCCCGGACACCCCGTTCACGATCACGGTCTCGCCTTTGAGAACCCGCACGGCCCACCGGGGCGGATCGTCCTTGAGGAGGGTGTGCAACTCGCCCCGCAGCGGAACCAGACCCGCACGGCACCATTCGTGCGTCGCGCCGAGATGCGTCCGCGGGTCGTTGAAGAGAGCGAGATAGACCCTGCACGCCCCGCACGCGCGGCCGAGATCCTCGAACGAGTCGTCGATCGCCGGATCGATCGCCGCCGGGTCTATGAACCGGGCGGGCATCGACGCGACGGCCCGCTCAAGGCTGCGGCGGGGATCGGGTGCCTCTTCGCCCCCGCGTTTTGCGCCGGTCTCGATGCAGGAGAGGAGGAGCCAGACGTCGGCGGTCCCGGGGTCGCGGACAGTACTGAGCGCTATCCGGGAGGAAAACGAGGAAGCGTCCCTCCGCCGGGCGGCAACCGTCCCGGTCCACCGTCCGGCGGAGAGCACACGGTCGATGCAGTCCCGCGCCTCTTCGGGGGAGAGCCAGAGCCGGGTCACCGGTTTTCCGACCACCTCAGAGAGGTCGTACCCCCACATGGCGAGGAGCGAAGCGTTGGCAAAAGCGATGCACCCCTCCTGATCGACGATACAGATCCCGGAGAGCGAGGTCTCGATCACCTGCTGCAGCATCGCAGCGGTGATGCCGGGCGTCGTGTGGTGGGTTTCGCCGGCCTCCAGGCGGCTCGTCGTATTCAAATCCATATTCAGACCGTCCGGGGCGACCGACAAAGGCCGCCCCCTGGCCGTTCCGGGGAGTGGCGGCATGCGACCCCTCCGGATAGCCTGGATGATTAATCCCCGAGCCCGGTATTATAGCTTTTCGTTTACGCTGCGCCGGCGCCCGTCCCATAACCCGCCGGGATCAGGCGTCCGCTTCAGGCCTCCGCGAATAACTCCGGTAGGTCACGAGAAGAGCGGTGCCGATCAGGAGGAGGACGGCAAGCGAGACCCAGAGCCCGGCCCCAGGCGGGATGAGGTGCACGACGTAGTCGATGCCGAGAGCGATGGCAAAACTGCCGATGATGCCGCCGACAGTGATGCAGGCGAGGACCTCCGCCTTCGTCATCCCGAGCATTCTTCCGACGATGGAGCCGACGATGCTCCCCGACCCGTCAAAGGGAAGAGCCACGAAGGCGATGAGACCGACGAAGTAGAGCCGCTCAAGCCACGGCCGCCGGTCGAGGAAGGTCCGGCCTGCCGCCGTGAAACGGCTGACCCAGGGGCCGACGTAGGGGATGCGCAGGACCAGCGGAAAGTTCCAGGCCATAAAGAGCCCGCCGGCGAAGTCCAGGAACGCCAGGGTGAACGCGGCCAGCCACCACGGAATCCCCCAGAGGATGCAGACCGGGATGATCGTCTCCCGGCCGAGCGGCGGAACGATGTAGGCGACCATCATCCCGAAGAGCAGGAGCCACTGCTCCGCCGGGAGGAAGAACCATACGACGGCAAGAAAGAGCCCGCAGAGCAGGAACGGAACCGAGACCTTCAGCCCGCTCGTCGTATCGTCGTCATCGTCCCGGATACCGATCTGCCGCATG from Methanoculleus chikugoensis encodes the following:
- a CDS encoding PAS domain-containing protein, producing the protein MDLNTTSRLEAGETHHTTPGITAAMLQQVIETSLSGICIVDQEGCIAFANASLLAMWGYDLSEVVGKPVTRLWLSPEEARDCIDRVLSAGRWTGTVAARRRDASSFSSRIALSTVRDPGTADVWLLLSCIETGAKRGGEEAPDPRRSLERAVASMPARFIDPAAIDPAIDDSFEDLGRACGACRVYLALFNDPRTHLGATHEWCRAGLVPLRGELHTLLKDDPPRWAVRVLKGETVIVNGVSGDGRPDRVERELLERHGATAALMIPLRLNGAVVGFVGYDLDADGACFSDEDVALLSAAVHIIAGALDRKQSEYIFRESEGLYQIVLDAITDTVTVVDTQLTVLLANDAFITWCEDLGLETDVVGKDLFTVVPFFPPATRQLYDRVIRTGRPLTSERSLSSGDRAMVLREIRIPIFEHGEVARVVTVARDVTAQREVEDLKSKAYAQIERNMEQFALLADHIRNPLQAIMGRAELLDDAETREKIRQQVQRINGIIDQLDERWGESRRLSTFWRRYS
- a CDS encoding small multi-drug export protein, with translation MRQIGIRDDDDDTTSGLKVSVPFLLCGLFLAVVWFFLPAEQWLLLFGMMVAYIVPPLGRETIIPVCILWGIPWWLAAFTLAFLDFAGGLFMAWNFPLVLRIPYVGPWVSRFTAAGRTFLDRRPWLERLYFVGLIAFVALPFDGSGSIVGSIVGRMLGMTKAEVLACITVGGIIGSFAIALGIDYVVHLIPPGAGLWVSLAVLLLIGTALLVTYRSYSRRPEADA
- a CDS encoding M48 family metallopeptidase is translated as MNRGERESSAGKTTIVLKAVRSARLQVRPDGTLRVVAPPSFDVEGFLQRNAAWIEKRRRELDRLAAEGRGREEMLLLHGRFCRVVPGARFAVDEAAGTAAFPSVPALRRGLSRMLKKEVLDRLVACPDLAGRWQGRIAVKMQKTRWGSCSALGNVNVNLRVVALPETLREYVVVHEAAHLREQNHSERFWRLVGEHYPDYRAAEAELRRYWIILERNRVWKALGETG